The segment TCGTCGTCGTCTTGCTGGGCATCCTCACCGTCTTCACCGCCATCGGAATCATGAACGCGCAGCCAGCGAACCTCCCGGAATCGGAGGGTTTCGACGCGATGCTCTCGACGACCGGCCTCATCTTCGTGTCCTACCTCGGGTTCGTCCAGATCACGAGCGTCGCCGAGGAGATCAAGGACCCCGACAGGAACCTGCCGCGAGCCGTCATCGGGAGCGTCCTCATCGTCACGACCGTGTACGCGCTCGTGCTCGTCGTCATGAGCGCCGCCGTCCCCGACGGCTTCATCGCCTCACTCGATCCCGACAAGATCGCGGTCGTCGAGGTCGGGCGACACATCCAGGGTGGCGTCGTCGCTGGCGCCCTCCTCCTGGGAGGATTGCTCGCCACCGCCTCCAGTGCGAACGCGAGCATCCTCGCGTCCTCCCGCATCAACTTCGCGATGGGACGGGACCGCATCATCACGCCCGAATTGAACGAGATCCACGACCGGTTCGGGACGCCGTACCGCGCCATCGGGATCACCGGCGGCCTCATCCTCGCGTTCATCCTCGTCGCACCCATCAACACGCTCGCGGAACTCGGGAGCGTCCTCCACCTCGTCATCTACGGCCTCCTGAACCTCGCACTCATCGTGATGCGCGAGGCGGACGTCGAGAACTACGACCCGTCGTTCACCGTCCCGCTCTACCCCTTCACGCCCATCCTCGGCGCCGTCCTCTCGTTCGCACTCATCGTCTACATCACGCCGTTCGTTCGCGTCCTCGGCCTCGCCGTCGTCGTGTTCGCCGCCGCGTGGTACCTCCTGTACGCACGCAGTCGGACGACCGAAGCGGGCGAACTCGCGGACTGGATCCTCTCGCGGAGCGACGAGATGCCTGATGCGGCAGTCTCCGCAGCCGAATCCGTCGCCCCCGACGGCGGCCAGTATCGCGTGATGGTGCCGCTCGCCAACCCCGAGCACGAGAAAGACCTCATCACGCTCGCGAGCGCACTCGCCAAGCAGAACGACGGAACCGTCATCGCGACGCACATCGTCACCGTCCCAGACCAGACGACGCTCGCGCACGCACGAGACAACGTCAACGCGCTCGACGACGGCGACAGGGACATCCTCGAGACCGCGCGACGGGACGCGGAGACGTTCGGCGTGGACGTCGAGACGCATACGATCTTCTCGCATCGCGCGTTCGACGAGGTGTTCGACGCCGCCCGCACGTACGACGCAGACACCGTCGTCATGGGGTGGGGGCCGAACTCCCACGGCCGCGCGGAATCCCGCGTCGACGAGCTGACGACCGACGTCCCCTGTGACTTCCTCGTCCTCAAGGACCGCGGGTTCGACCCCGACCACTTGCTCGTCCCGACCGCCGGCGGCCCGGACAGCGACCTGTCCGCCGCCGTCGCGCGCGACCTCCGCGCGGAGTACGGGTCGACGGTCTCGCTCCTGTACGTGCGAAGCGACGACCAGACGCGCGACGAGGCAGGCGAGTTCCTCGCGGACTGGGCGGTCGAGCACGACCTCGAGGACGCCGAGTTCCTCGTCGACGAAGGCGACGTCGAGACGGCGATCGAACGCCATTCGCGGGACGCGACGATGCTCGTCGTCGGCGCCACGGAGCGCGGTCTCATCGATCGCTTGCTCGGCGGGACGCTCGTCATGGACGTCGTCGACAACGTCGAATGCTCGGTACTACTCGCCGAGAAGAAGCGCCGCCGCAGTCTCAAAGAGCGACTCCTCGGGAACGACTGACGTCGAGCCCTCCCAGCTCGACGCGTCGCCACCCTGGTCCTCTCGCCACTGCACCCGAGCTAGCGCGTACTCGACGACTCTTCTCCACTGCACGCGATCGCCCATGCTCGCGCACCATCATTTCCGCGTTGCCGAGCGGTGCAACCGCCACCGGGACGACCACTAGAGCGTGACCGCCACCGGGACGACCACCAGAACCTGACTGTCACAGAGCCGACCACCAGAACAGGACTGCCACCGGGACGACCGCCGAACCAGGCCGGTGGAGATCGCGCGGACGGCCGTCGAGGACTCACAGACGGCGACACGAACAC is part of the Halorubellus sp. JP-L1 genome and harbors:
- a CDS encoding amino acid permease, yielding MTEEDLAKDLGPLAALTIGVGTMIGAGIFVLPGDAISRSGSLAGGAFVLGGVIAIFTALSASELGTAMPRSGGAYFYVNRALGPLFGSVAGWANWLGLAFASAFYMVGFGEYVRNILGLATGYALVGVTIPTVKTMAFAGAALFITVNYVGAKETGRLQNIIVVVLLGILTVFTAIGIMNAQPANLPESEGFDAMLSTTGLIFVSYLGFVQITSVAEEIKDPDRNLPRAVIGSVLIVTTVYALVLVVMSAAVPDGFIASLDPDKIAVVEVGRHIQGGVVAGALLLGGLLATASSANASILASSRINFAMGRDRIITPELNEIHDRFGTPYRAIGITGGLILAFILVAPINTLAELGSVLHLVIYGLLNLALIVMREADVENYDPSFTVPLYPFTPILGAVLSFALIVYITPFVRVLGLAVVVFAAAWYLLYARSRTTEAGELADWILSRSDEMPDAAVSAAESVAPDGGQYRVMVPLANPEHEKDLITLASALAKQNDGTVIATHIVTVPDQTTLAHARDNVNALDDGDRDILETARRDAETFGVDVETHTIFSHRAFDEVFDAARTYDADTVVMGWGPNSHGRAESRVDELTTDVPCDFLVLKDRGFDPDHLLVPTAGGPDSDLSAAVARDLRAEYGSTVSLLYVRSDDQTRDEAGEFLADWAVEHDLEDAEFLVDEGDVETAIERHSRDATMLVVGATERGLIDRLLGGTLVMDVVDNVECSVLLAEKKRRRSLKERLLGND